The Eurosta solidaginis isolate ZX-2024a chromosome 4, ASM4086904v1, whole genome shotgun sequence genome includes a window with the following:
- the Miox gene encoding inositol oxygenase gives MRLLLDKQVDLIDPSELLRPEASFADKSIAQFRDYRIDTEDPLKERVRRTYREMHLNQTVDFVKGRRQRWLKFNTFKATVREALEKLNDLVDESDPDIDLPNIVHAFQAAECAREEFPEHDWLHLTALIHDLGKVMAFYDEPQWAVVGDTFVVGCKWGNSIVYREDSFKGNPDGENPKYNSKYGMYKPNCGVDNLLLSWGHDEYMFHVLKHNKTKLPHVACNIIRFHSFYPWHNGGDYAHFEAPGDDEIKKWVLIFNRYDLYTKSEKMPDIEALWPYYQSLIDKYLPGVLEF, from the exons atgcgtTTATTGTTGGATAAG caaGTTGACCTCATCGATCCTTCAGAGCTTTTACGTCCCGAAGCTTCATTCGCTGATAAATCTATAGCGCAATTTCGTGATTACAGAATCGATACAGAGGATCCATTGAAGGAGCGTGTGCGTAGAACATATCGTGAAATGCATCTCAATCAAACAGTGGACTTCGTGAAAG GACGCCGTCAACGCTGGCTAAAATTCAACACTTTCAAAGCCACCGTACGCGAAGCACTCGAGAAGCTGAACGACTTAGTCGATGAATCAGATCCCGATATCGATCTACCCAATATTGTGCACGCCTTTCAAGCTGCCGAGTGCGCACGTGAAGAATTTCCCGAACACGATTGGCTACATTTAACCGCACTCATACATGATCTTGGTAAAGTGATGGCATTCTATGATGAGCCACAATGGGCTGTTGTGGGTGATACTTTTGTTGTGGGCTGTAAATGGGGTAATAGCATTGTTTATCGTGAAGATAGTTTCAAGGGCAATCCCGACGGTGAAAATCCCAAATATAATTCTAAATATGGCATGTATAAGCCGAATTGTGGTGTTGATAATTTACTTTTGTCTTGGGGACACGACGAGTACATGTTTCATGTGTTGAAGCATAACAAAACTAAGCTACCTCATGTGGCTTGCAATATCATACGTTTCCATTCATTCTATCCATGGCATAATGGTGGCGATTATGCACATTTCGAGGCACCCGGTGATGACGAGATCAAGAAATGGGTGTTAATTTTCAA CCGCTACGATCTCTATACCAAGAGCGAAAAGATGCCCGATATTGAGGCTTTATGGCCGTACTATCAGTCATTGATTGACAAATATTTACCTGGTGTGTTGGAGTTCTGA